The nucleotide sequence GGGAAGGGACGTCTTGCCTTGAAGGGAAATACCCGGAAATGCCCCGCCTTCGAGGATGCGCTTTCCCAGTTCCGCTTCACCGCCGGTGCCGAGGATGACGGGCACCAGCTGGTGCCCCTCCCAGAGTTTCTTGCCGAGTTCCCGGAACCGCGCGACAGGCCAGCGACGACGATCCTCGCTGGCGCCGGGCTGGAAGGCCACGAATCCGGTCATGCCGTCCGCACGGGCCTGCGCCAACAGTTCGTCCGCCTCGCTCAAGGCCGAAGGGTCGAGATCCGCCAGTTTCAGGTCGCGGCCCGAATCCGTCAGACCGGCGGTGCGGCGGAACAGGTCGCACATGTTGAACGGGCTTGCACCGCGATTCCCCCCCGCCACCTGAAGAAATTCCGCCCAAGGGGACGAGTCGGCATTGAACCCCTGCGCGTCGATGCCAAAGCCCTGAACGGGTGCCCCGCCGGACAACCTGCGCGCCAATAGCCGCGACGAGACCGACGGCGTGAGATTGACCACGAGGTCCGGCGCGAATTCACGAGCCTTGGCCGCGAGCTTTTCTGAAATATCCACGGCCTCGCGCCAGTTGGCGTCCAGCGCGGCAAGGATTCTGGCCCCGGAAAAGGAAAATACGTCGTCCACATCCCGCAGCAGTCCGGCGGCGGAAGCGAAATTCTCCACGCAAACAAGACCTACGCTGGCGCCCTGAGCACGGAACCCGCTGATGACCGGCTGCGTCTGCAGCAGGTCCCCGAAACGGGTGAGATTGATGATGAGTACGTTCACGGTGCTGACTCCCTTTGCATCCCGTCGGAATGACGACGGTTCCGGAGAGTCATTGCACGAACGGGGCCAAGTCTACAACGAGGAACCTGCCTGAACAAGCCGCACGAGCTTTTCGGCTGCCCGGATGGCATCCTTGAGCGTGGACCGCTCATCGCCCGAAAGAGCGCCCGGATCAATGCGCGAGTGAGGCTGTGTTCCGGCTTCTTCCAGTTCAAGCCCGAGGGTGATGCGTTTGCGCTGAAGGTATTCCCAGCCGGCCAGCAGGGCCATGCCGTGGCGCGAGGAAACATGCCCGTCCGCCTGAAGCGCGCGCAGCCGGTCGCAGGTGTTGCTCTCGGGCATCCCGTGCTTGAGGGAGAGGATTCGGGCGGCATTGGTGATGTGGGCCTGAACCGAGTGCTTGAGATCCAGCGTTCCCGCATGGGGGCCGCTTTTTTCAGTAATCAACGACCCGAACATGGTGATCGGCAGTCGATAATCCGTCAGCTCGTCGGCAAGCCGCGCCACCACCATGGGCCTTGTGCGCACAAACTCCCTGAGACGCCCGAGCAGCGCCAGCGCCTCGCCGCCGG is from Desulfovibrio oxyclinae DSM 11498 and encodes:
- a CDS encoding glycosyltransferase family 9 protein, translating into MNVLIINLTRFGDLLQTQPVISGFRAQGASVGLVCVENFASAAGLLRDVDDVFSFSGARILAALDANWREAVDISEKLAAKAREFAPDLVVNLTPSVSSRLLARRLSGGAPVQGFGIDAQGFNADSSPWAEFLQVAGGNRGASPFNMCDLFRRTAGLTDSGRDLKLADLDPSALSEADELLAQARADGMTGFVAFQPGASEDRRRWPVARFRELGKKLWEGHQLVPVILGTGGEAELGKRILEGGAFPGISLQGKTSLPVLAAVLSRCDGIVSNDTGTMHLAAGMGTPVASIFLATAQPWDTGPYRAGSVCLEPDMECHPCRFGEVCHKDGECRNAVSVQAAESALLAAMGREGGKYPGARAWRTLFDEDGFMRLESLSGHEDAFRSRWICIQRELYRRFLDGDPLDGARDRCARLEESDRESLLRSIASGTNLLFLLARQAELLAHDPRQALKSKFLAGWERFHHVLQSDARLGVVGELWNFESHQYGGDLAALSRLIARYHALLQAFSQCI
- a CDS encoding putative nucleotidyltransferase substrate binding domain-containing protein translates to MASTGRLKGLRAVRRDLVGEWLTESVTAETVSRRLTAFNRSVVLAVLRAHVREYPWLEECTFLEFGSGGRDEHVPGSDQDNGLIVRGNPDQDELEEACQDIVVALDGAGIPLCPGEVMVSNPQWRGTPDEWLDRLSGWLANPAEKGPWQSGLILDFLPVFGPGGEALALLGRLREFVRTRPMVVARLADELTDYRLPITMFGSLITEKSGPHAGTLDLKHSVQAHITNAARILSLKHGMPESNTCDRLRALQADGHVSSRHGMALLAGWEYLQRKRITLGLELEEAGTQPHSRIDPGALSGDERSTLKDAIRAAEKLVRLVQAGSSL